A stretch of the Actinomyces qiguomingii genome encodes the following:
- a CDS encoding sugar phosphate isomerase/epimerase family protein, which produces MALNYGAYTACLSDRPLPAALDVLKEAGLTGAEVNVGGFIPSPHCPVDALLASQAAREDYLGIFAERGMRLSGLNTSGNPVSPLPAEGIKHAEDIRNAIRLAGLLGVGEIVTMSGTPGTDPTAKYPTWVVNPWNGIDMEILDYQWSVVVPFFKEIDTLARDNDVQVCLELHPRNLVFNIPAFERLIEETGATNIKVNMDPSHLFWQQMDPIAATQRLGGLVGHVHAKDTKIFPGVAYRGVLDTDFGHVPAEAENKTPVAYGYWTTAWPQDPAWRFVAFGLGHDTDYWAEFLRAIAAVNPDMNVNIEHEDAEYGNVEGLQLSAANLLDAAARL; this is translated from the coding sequence ATGGCACTGAACTACGGCGCCTACACCGCCTGCCTGTCGGATCGCCCACTTCCGGCCGCCCTGGACGTCCTGAAGGAGGCCGGGCTGACCGGCGCGGAGGTCAACGTAGGCGGTTTCATTCCCTCCCCGCACTGCCCCGTCGATGCGCTACTGGCCTCCCAGGCCGCCCGGGAGGACTACCTGGGTATCTTCGCCGAGCGCGGCATGCGCCTGTCCGGCCTGAACACCTCCGGCAACCCGGTATCACCGCTGCCCGCCGAGGGCATCAAGCACGCCGAGGACATCCGCAACGCCATCAGGCTGGCGGGCCTGCTCGGCGTCGGCGAAATCGTCACCATGTCCGGAACGCCCGGAACCGACCCGACGGCGAAGTACCCCACCTGGGTGGTCAACCCCTGGAACGGCATCGACATGGAGATCCTCGACTACCAGTGGAGCGTGGTGGTGCCCTTCTTCAAGGAGATCGACACCCTGGCACGGGACAATGACGTGCAGGTCTGCCTGGAGCTGCACCCGCGCAATCTGGTGTTCAACATTCCCGCCTTCGAACGGCTGATCGAGGAGACCGGGGCCACGAACATCAAGGTGAACATGGATCCCTCACACCTGTTCTGGCAGCAGATGGACCCGATCGCAGCCACCCAGCGCCTGGGCGGCCTGGTCGGGCACGTCCACGCCAAGGACACCAAGATCTTCCCCGGCGTGGCCTACCGCGGAGTGCTCGACACCGACTTCGGGCACGTGCCCGCCGAGGCGGAGAACAAGACTCCGGTCGCCTACGGCTACTGGACCACCGCCTGGCCGCAGGACCCGGCCTGGCGCTTCGTCGCCTTCGGCCTGGGCCACGACACCGACTACTGGGCCGAGTTCCTGCGCGCCATCGCGGCGGTGAACCCGGACATGAACGTCAACATCGAGCACGAGGACGCCGAGTACGGCAACGTCGAGGGGCTGCAGCTCTCGGCTGCCAACCTGCTCGACGCCGCAGCCAGGCTCTGA
- the iolC gene encoding 5-dehydro-2-deoxygluconokinase — MTAPSSTPPLDALMIGRCGIDIYPLQTGVGLEHVESFGKFLGGSPTNVAAAVARYRHRSAVITGVGDDPFGRFVCSEMRRLGVYDDYVVTKSDFNTPVTFCEIFPPDNFPLYFYREPSAPDLELTDNDIPGDAVREAAIFWISATGLSKEPSRSAHHAALDLRGRRQHTVLDLDYRAMFWEDEATAHREVAAVLPKVTVAIGNREECRVAVGHTDPDNAADALLEAGVELAIVKQGLEGTLAKTRDERVEIPVTPVVTKNGLGAGDAFGGAVCHGLLSGWSLEKMIFAASTAGAIVSSRLECSTAMPTEPELLALMRTHRELVPTLQNL; from the coding sequence ATGACCGCTCCTTCGAGCACGCCGCCGCTCGATGCCCTGATGATCGGGCGCTGCGGAATCGACATCTACCCGCTCCAAACGGGTGTCGGGCTGGAGCACGTGGAGAGCTTCGGCAAGTTTCTGGGTGGCAGTCCCACCAACGTGGCCGCCGCAGTGGCGCGATACCGGCACCGCTCCGCCGTGATCACCGGGGTGGGAGATGATCCCTTCGGGCGCTTCGTGTGCTCGGAGATGCGCAGGCTGGGCGTGTATGACGACTACGTCGTCACCAAGTCCGACTTCAACACCCCCGTCACCTTCTGCGAGATCTTCCCGCCGGACAACTTCCCCCTGTACTTCTATCGTGAGCCCTCAGCCCCCGATCTGGAGCTGACCGACAACGATATTCCCGGCGACGCCGTACGGGAAGCGGCCATCTTCTGGATCTCCGCCACCGGGCTGAGCAAGGAGCCCTCGCGCTCCGCTCATCACGCCGCCCTGGACCTGCGTGGGCGCAGACAGCACACCGTGTTGGACCTGGACTACCGCGCCATGTTCTGGGAGGACGAGGCCACCGCGCACCGGGAGGTCGCCGCCGTCCTGCCCAAGGTCACCGTGGCCATTGGCAATCGCGAGGAGTGCCGGGTCGCCGTCGGCCATACCGATCCCGACAATGCAGCCGACGCGCTGCTGGAGGCGGGTGTCGAACTGGCCATTGTCAAGCAGGGCCTGGAGGGTACCCTCGCTAAGACCCGCGATGAACGCGTCGAGATCCCGGTAACCCCGGTAGTCACCAAGAACGGTCTGGGTGCGGGGGACGCCTTCGGTGGCGCCGTGTGTCATGGGTTGCTGTCCGGCTGGTCATTGGAGAAGATGATCTTTGCCGCCTCCACGGCCGGCGCGATTGTCTCCTCGCGCCTGGAGTGCTCCACCGCGATGCCCACCGAACCGGAACTGCTCGCCCTGATGCGCACCCACCGTGAGCTCGTACCCACCCTGCAGAACCTGTGA
- a CDS encoding GntR family transcriptional regulator — translation MSDTPFQPEITIDRSSELPLYAQIAEALAALILEGELTPGTRIEDEVSMAKRLQVSRPTARQALQSLADRGLVSRRRGAGTVVASPHVRRPMELSSLLSDLTAAGHKVQTALLEYTTHPANEEEAAQLEVAPGTEVTHMRRLRSADGEPIALMDNLLPAAIAPTREELEQAGLYDLLRARGVIPATAKQIIGARNATTREAEALDERRRAALLTAKRTTYDSTGRVIEYGNHIYRASRYSFETSLFTG, via the coding sequence ATGTCGGATACGCCCTTCCAGCCAGAGATCACCATCGATCGCTCCAGCGAGCTTCCGCTGTATGCCCAGATAGCGGAGGCCCTAGCGGCGCTCATACTCGAGGGCGAGCTGACGCCTGGGACCCGCATTGAGGACGAGGTGTCGATGGCCAAGCGCCTACAGGTGTCACGCCCCACCGCCCGTCAGGCACTGCAGTCCCTGGCCGATCGCGGCCTGGTCTCCCGCCGGCGCGGCGCCGGTACGGTGGTCGCCTCCCCACATGTGCGCCGTCCCATGGAGCTCTCCAGCCTGCTCTCGGACCTGACCGCCGCCGGTCACAAGGTCCAGACCGCTCTACTGGAGTACACGACGCATCCGGCGAACGAGGAGGAGGCCGCACAGCTGGAGGTTGCACCCGGCACGGAGGTCACCCACATGCGCCGCCTGCGCAGCGCGGACGGCGAGCCGATCGCCCTAATGGACAACCTACTGCCGGCCGCCATCGCTCCGACTCGGGAAGAACTGGAGCAGGCCGGACTGTATGACTTACTGCGCGCACGCGGAGTCATTCCCGCAACCGCCAAGCAGATCATCGGCGCCCGCAACGCCACCACCAGGGAGGCCGAGGCCCTGGACGAGCGCCGCCGCGCCGCACTGCTGACAGCCAAGCGCACCACCTACGACTCCACGGGACGGGTAATCGAGTACGGCAACCACATCTACCGGGCCTCGCGCTACTCCTTCGAAACCTCCCTCTTCACCGGCTGA
- a CDS encoding Cgl0159 family (beta/alpha)8-fold protein, which produces MPDTPLTDRIVEIRTHAPERIAQALADRPRAVLPEGDGKLMIIACDHPARGALAAGTDPMAMASREQVLARCATALSRPGVNGFLGTADLIEDLALLGALDGKLVYGSMNRGGLVGSAFEMDDRFTGYDAAGVVGAGLDGGKMLLRINYSDPATADTISACAAAVNALAERGVMAMVEPFISRWESGRVVNDLSPDAVMTAMAIASGLGRTSAHTWLKLPAVADMERVMEASTLPALILGGAVSPDAAAARESWARALALPTVKGLVIGRSLLFPPDDDVAAAVDNTVGLLS; this is translated from the coding sequence ATGCCTGATACGCCGCTAACCGACCGGATCGTTGAGATCCGCACCCATGCCCCCGAGCGCATCGCTCAGGCGCTTGCCGATCGCCCCCGCGCCGTGCTCCCCGAGGGCGATGGCAAGCTCATGATCATCGCCTGCGACCACCCCGCCCGTGGGGCGCTCGCGGCCGGCACCGATCCCATGGCCATGGCATCCCGGGAGCAGGTGCTCGCCCGCTGCGCCACCGCCCTGTCACGTCCTGGTGTGAACGGCTTCCTCGGCACCGCCGACCTGATTGAGGATCTGGCGCTGCTGGGCGCCCTGGACGGCAAACTCGTATACGGCTCCATGAACCGCGGCGGTCTGGTCGGCTCCGCATTTGAAATGGATGACCGCTTCACCGGCTACGACGCCGCCGGGGTGGTGGGGGCGGGGCTGGACGGCGGCAAAATGTTGCTGCGCATAAACTACTCGGACCCCGCCACCGCCGACACCATCTCGGCCTGCGCTGCCGCCGTCAATGCCCTGGCCGAGCGCGGAGTCATGGCCATGGTGGAGCCATTCATCTCCCGCTGGGAGTCGGGCCGCGTAGTCAATGACCTCAGCCCCGACGCCGTGATGACGGCCATGGCCATCGCCTCCGGCCTGGGCCGTACCTCCGCCCACACCTGGCTCAAACTGCCTGCCGTGGCGGATATGGAGCGCGTCATGGAGGCCTCCACACTGCCCGCCCTGATCCTGGGCGGGGCTGTTTCCCCGGACGCCGCGGCCGCCCGGGAATCTTGGGCCAGGGCGCTGGCCCTGCCCACCGTCAAGGGACTGGTAATCGGCCGTTCCCTCCTGTTTCCCCCAGACGACGACGTAGCCGCCGCCGTCGACAACACCGTAGGACTGCTCTCATGA
- the iolB gene encoding 5-deoxy-glucuronate isomerase has translation MNDTAPHASDIYVPAGSSGHDTLTVDVDPARAGWTYCGLRVCVLAPDRSATLESGENELLVLPLEGAATVLVDGRCYELAGRSGVFEEITDYLYVPRGKTFTITSHGGGRFALPAAVACRDLPVAYYGRDQVRTDLRGAGDCSRQVNNYALNNGVDTSHLLCCEVLTPGGNWSSYPAHKHDVASADERELEEIYYFEIRNAPDGTPGFGLHRTYASSPERPIDLCTEVRQGDVALVPYGYHGPCVAAPGYDMYYLNVMAGPAEDLVWLAPDDPAHHWIRSTWESQEIDPRLPMTH, from the coding sequence ATGAACGACACCGCCCCACACGCATCCGACATCTACGTGCCCGCAGGCTCCAGCGGTCACGACACCCTGACCGTAGACGTCGATCCCGCCCGCGCGGGCTGGACTTACTGCGGGCTGCGCGTGTGCGTGCTCGCCCCGGACCGCTCCGCCACCCTGGAAAGCGGTGAAAACGAGTTGCTGGTGCTACCGCTGGAGGGGGCCGCCACCGTGCTGGTGGACGGGCGGTGTTACGAGCTAGCGGGCCGCAGCGGTGTATTCGAGGAGATCACCGACTACTTGTACGTGCCGCGCGGCAAGACATTCACCATCACTTCCCACGGGGGAGGTCGTTTCGCCCTGCCGGCGGCCGTGGCCTGCCGCGACCTGCCGGTGGCCTACTACGGGCGCGACCAGGTGCGCACCGACTTGCGCGGTGCGGGGGACTGCTCCCGGCAGGTGAACAACTACGCCCTGAACAACGGCGTGGACACTTCGCACCTGCTGTGCTGCGAGGTGCTCACCCCGGGGGGCAACTGGTCCTCCTACCCGGCCCACAAGCACGACGTCGCCTCCGCTGATGAGCGCGAGCTCGAGGAGATCTACTACTTCGAGATCCGCAACGCCCCGGATGGGACCCCCGGTTTCGGACTGCACCGCACCTACGCCTCCAGCCCGGAACGCCCCATCGACCTGTGCACCGAGGTCCGCCAGGGGGACGTCGCCCTGGTTCCTTACGGCTATCACGGCCCCTGCGTGGCCGCGCCCGGCTATGACATGTACTACCTCAACGTCATGGCCGGCCCGGCCGAGGACCTGGTCTGGTTGGCGCCCGACGACCCCGCGCACCACTGGATCCGCAGCACCTGGGAAAGTCAGGAGATCGACCCGCGCCTGCCCATGACGCATTGA
- a CDS encoding LacI family DNA-binding transcriptional regulator produces the protein MSVDRVPRVTIAMVAARCRRSVSTVSAALNGAPGVAPHTREEILRIADEMGYEADPRARLLRRSHSGLIGASFTVGQAFQGLIVDGLYRACSGLDHSLALAAVTPHRDGVTGVRALLADHCEGLILVDPTVPEDILVAAENRVRTVVVCRTTTVAGIDEVRSRDDHGIAALVDHLVGTGRRRIVYLDGGTESASAARTAAYRDAMAAHGLAQLARVLPGGADEDAGARGAGMLAEAPVAPEAVMCFNDHAAVGALMELRRRGMRVPQDVAVCGYDGIPVTASSAFSLTTVRQDAVAIAAVAVRTLLGRVHPDRGEFSRAGLPEGVVCQMRAQGGRSYLVAPELVVRDSTA, from the coding sequence ATGTCCGTCGACCGCGTCCCGCGCGTCACCATCGCCATGGTCGCGGCTCGCTGCCGCCGCTCGGTTTCCACCGTCTCGGCGGCGCTGAACGGGGCCCCGGGCGTGGCCCCCCACACCCGGGAGGAGATTCTGCGGATCGCCGATGAAATGGGCTACGAGGCCGATCCCCGTGCGCGTCTGCTCCGCCGCAGCCATTCCGGACTCATCGGAGCGAGCTTCACAGTTGGGCAGGCCTTCCAGGGGCTGATCGTCGACGGCCTGTACCGGGCCTGTTCCGGGCTCGACCATTCGCTCGCGCTGGCAGCCGTGACGCCGCACCGCGACGGCGTCACCGGGGTGCGGGCCCTGCTCGCCGATCACTGTGAGGGGTTGATCCTGGTCGACCCGACCGTACCGGAGGACATACTCGTTGCGGCGGAGAACCGTGTGCGCACCGTGGTCGTGTGCCGAACCACCACCGTGGCCGGCATCGATGAGGTGCGCTCCCGTGATGACCACGGCATTGCCGCCCTGGTTGACCATCTGGTGGGTACTGGTCGGCGCCGCATCGTTTATCTTGACGGCGGTACCGAGTCCGCCTCCGCGGCCCGCACCGCGGCTTACCGCGATGCGATGGCGGCGCACGGCCTGGCGCAGCTGGCGCGTGTACTACCCGGCGGTGCCGATGAGGATGCCGGTGCCCGTGGCGCGGGGATGCTCGCTGAGGCGCCGGTTGCGCCCGAGGCCGTCATGTGCTTCAACGATCACGCCGCTGTGGGGGCATTGATGGAGTTGCGACGGCGGGGCATGCGGGTGCCGCAGGACGTCGCCGTATGCGGTTACGACGGCATCCCCGTTACGGCGTCGTCGGCCTTCTCATTGACCACGGTGCGCCAGGACGCTGTCGCCATTGCCGCGGTCGCAGTGCGCACTCTTCTGGGGCGGGTGCATCCGGACCGGGGGGAGTTCTCGCGGGCGGGGCTGCCCGAGGGCGTTGTGTGTCAGATGCGCGCACAGGGCGGCCGCTCCTATCTGGTCGCGCCCGAACTGGTCGTACGTGACTCGACGGCTTGA
- a CDS encoding transaldolase family protein produces MSIEYTPGPLLEASRTTPTALWNDSADPDELSQSISFGGVGATCNPTIAYTCINQKKERWLPRIAELAEEMPEASESEIGWQVVRELSIDAAKLLEPIFEEHKGRNGRLSMQTDPRLARSAKALADQAEEFSKLAKNIIVKIPATATGIEAIEDATYRGVSVNVTVSFSVPQAITAGEAIERGLKRREAEGKDISTMGPVVTLMGGRLDDWIKIVAKRDELFIDPGHLEWCGVAALKRAYQEFQSRGLRARVLSAAFRNVMHWSELVGGDLVVSPPFKWQKLINDSDYQVEPRIDVPVAPEIMKTLLSIPEFVRAYEPDGMTPQEFESYGATRRTLRGFLQADADLDALVRDVIMPSPER; encoded by the coding sequence ATGAGCATCGAATACACCCCAGGCCCACTTCTCGAGGCCTCTCGCACCACCCCGACCGCGCTGTGGAACGACTCAGCCGATCCCGACGAGCTGAGTCAGTCCATCTCCTTCGGCGGCGTGGGCGCCACCTGCAACCCGACGATTGCCTACACCTGCATCAATCAGAAGAAGGAGCGCTGGCTCCCGCGGATCGCCGAGCTGGCCGAGGAGATGCCCGAGGCCAGCGAGTCCGAAATCGGCTGGCAGGTCGTGCGCGAACTGAGCATCGACGCTGCCAAGCTCTTGGAGCCGATCTTCGAGGAGCACAAGGGCCGCAACGGTCGTCTGTCGATGCAGACCGACCCGCGCCTGGCTCGCTCCGCCAAGGCCCTAGCCGATCAGGCCGAGGAGTTCTCCAAGCTCGCCAAGAACATCATCGTTAAGATTCCCGCAACCGCAACCGGCATTGAGGCAATCGAGGACGCCACCTACCGCGGCGTGTCGGTCAACGTCACGGTCTCATTCTCGGTGCCGCAGGCAATAACCGCCGGGGAGGCGATTGAGCGCGGACTCAAGCGGCGCGAGGCCGAGGGCAAGGACATCTCCACCATGGGGCCGGTCGTCACGCTCATGGGTGGCCGCCTGGACGACTGGATCAAGATCGTAGCCAAGCGGGACGAGCTGTTCATCGACCCCGGCCACCTGGAGTGGTGTGGCGTGGCGGCTCTCAAGCGCGCTTATCAGGAATTCCAGTCGCGCGGTCTGCGCGCCCGGGTGTTGTCGGCCGCCTTCCGCAACGTCATGCATTGGTCGGAGCTGGTTGGCGGTGACCTGGTGGTCTCCCCGCCCTTCAAGTGGCAGAAGCTCATCAACGACTCCGATTACCAGGTCGAGCCGCGGATCGACGTGCCCGTCGCCCCGGAGATCATGAAGACACTGTTGTCGATCCCCGAGTTCGTGCGTGCCTACGAGCCTGACGGCATGACGCCGCAGGAGTTCGAGTCCTACGGCGCCACTCGCCGCACACTGCGTGGCTTCCTCCAGGCCGACGCGGACCTGGACGCCCTGGTGCGCGACGTCATCATGCCCAGCCCTGAGCGATAG
- a CDS encoding Gfo/Idh/MocA family protein yields MSNTSLSVAVIGAGMAGTAHANAWRQVGTVYDLGLPKVHLAAIADTYEPFAKDATERYGYEKVVTDWRDIADDPNIDIVSIVVGNALHREIAEAMIRAGKHVLCEKPLADTLESAKAMAEAEETADTVTAIGFTFRRNAAIAEIAKLVREGHLGEINHFEGRYWCDYGVDPNTPMSWRYSGPMGSGALGDVGSHLIDTAETICGPLVSVSGGALMTSIKQRPIAKGHITRGTALDTTDAQLAEVTNDDVATFTGHFASGAVGTFSCSRVAWNMPNAMTLDVLGSKGRASWDLARCGEIKVDDVNSPAGLGGARQVLVNPTFPYFERGSSMAFSGVGLSQIEQFTYQAYAFLQQVAGITDGALPPCATFADGYREMVIADAVATSAANDGAAVDLTPFNK; encoded by the coding sequence ATGAGCAATACCTCCCTGTCAGTCGCCGTAATCGGAGCCGGTATGGCCGGCACCGCCCACGCCAACGCCTGGCGCCAGGTCGGCACCGTCTACGACCTGGGGCTGCCCAAGGTCCACCTGGCCGCCATCGCCGACACCTACGAGCCCTTCGCCAAGGACGCCACCGAACGCTACGGCTATGAGAAGGTCGTCACGGACTGGCGCGACATCGCCGACGACCCCAACATCGACATCGTCTCCATCGTGGTGGGCAACGCCCTGCACCGCGAGATCGCTGAGGCCATGATCCGGGCCGGCAAGCACGTCCTGTGTGAAAAGCCCCTGGCGGACACTCTCGAGTCCGCCAAGGCCATGGCTGAGGCCGAGGAGACCGCCGACACCGTCACCGCCATCGGCTTCACCTTCCGTCGCAACGCCGCCATCGCCGAGATCGCCAAGTTGGTCCGCGAGGGCCACCTGGGCGAGATCAACCACTTCGAGGGCCGCTACTGGTGCGACTACGGCGTCGACCCCAACACCCCCATGTCCTGGCGCTACTCCGGCCCCATGGGATCGGGGGCGCTCGGCGACGTTGGCAGCCACCTGATCGACACCGCCGAGACCATCTGCGGCCCCCTGGTCTCCGTATCCGGAGGCGCACTGATGACCTCCATCAAGCAGCGCCCCATAGCCAAGGGGCACATCACCCGCGGCACCGCCCTGGACACCACCGATGCTCAGCTGGCAGAGGTCACCAACGACGACGTCGCCACCTTCACCGGGCACTTCGCCAGCGGCGCGGTGGGCACCTTCTCCTGCTCGCGCGTGGCCTGGAACATGCCCAACGCCATGACGCTGGATGTGCTCGGCTCCAAGGGACGCGCCTCCTGGGACCTGGCCCGCTGCGGCGAGATCAAGGTCGATGACGTCAACTCCCCCGCCGGCCTGGGCGGCGCCCGCCAGGTGCTGGTCAACCCAACCTTCCCCTACTTCGAGCGCGGCTCCTCCATGGCCTTCAGCGGCGTGGGCCTAAGCCAGATCGAACAGTTCACCTATCAGGCCTATGCCTTCCTCCAACAGGTTGCGGGCATCACCGACGGCGCCCTGCCGCCTTGCGCGACCTTCGCCGATGGCTACCGCGAAATGGTCATCGCCGACGCAGTGGCAACCTCCGCCGCCAACGACGGCGCTGCCGTCGACCTCACTCCCTTCAACAAGTGA
- the iolD gene encoding 3D-(3,5/4)-trihydroxycyclohexane-1,2-dione acylhydrolase (decyclizing) codes for MSNEAYTGTIRLTVAQATIRFLSNQYSERDGVEQRLIAGAFGIFGHGNVAGIGQALLQNEIAPLEGEEPMPYIMPRNEQGQVHAAAAFAKTTNRLQTYMCTASIGPGSLNMVTGAALATTNRLPVLLFPSDQFATRVPDPVLQQLEDPTTLDVTVNDAFRPVSRFFDRINRPEQLIPSLLAAMRVLTDPADTGAVTIAMPQDVQAEAHDWPVEFFRKRVWHVRRPVPEPAALERAVALIRAAKRPLLIAGGGAIYSEASEELRAFATATGIPVADTQAGKGAINFDHPCAVGGVGSTGGDSGNHLADQADLIIGVGTRYSDFTTASKTQFKNPDVKFVNVNVAAFDAAKQSAEMVVADAREALVALTRALADYHVDAAYTEEISRERQAWFAAIDKCYHLGHAPLPAQTEVFGALNELLGDQDVVINAAGSMPGDLQALWQARTPIQYHVEYAFSCMGYEIPAAMGVKLARPDSEVVSIVGDGTYQMLPMELATVAQEGVKVIYVLLQNYGFASIGSLSESHGSQRFGTKYRRRGRGGHLQDEDKIAGVDIAANAESWGLKVYRVATIAEFKEAYAQAHAGDEAAMIHIETDLYGPNPPSSSWWDVPVSGVSNLESTRKAYEQYVEDRKPQRHYL; via the coding sequence ATGAGTAACGAGGCCTACACGGGCACTATCCGCCTGACCGTCGCCCAGGCGACCATCCGTTTCCTGTCCAACCAGTACTCCGAGCGCGACGGCGTCGAGCAGCGACTGATCGCCGGCGCCTTCGGCATCTTCGGCCACGGCAACGTCGCTGGCATCGGCCAGGCGCTGCTGCAGAATGAGATCGCCCCCCTGGAGGGGGAAGAGCCGATGCCCTACATCATGCCCCGCAACGAGCAGGGGCAGGTGCATGCGGCCGCCGCCTTCGCCAAGACCACTAACCGGTTGCAGACCTACATGTGCACCGCCTCCATCGGTCCGGGCTCACTCAACATGGTCACCGGCGCTGCCCTGGCCACCACCAACCGCCTGCCCGTGCTGCTGTTCCCCTCCGACCAGTTCGCCACCCGCGTGCCCGACCCGGTGCTCCAGCAGCTGGAGGACCCCACCACGCTGGACGTCACCGTCAACGACGCCTTCAGGCCCGTGTCCCGGTTCTTCGACCGCATCAACCGTCCCGAGCAGCTGATTCCTTCGCTGCTGGCCGCCATGCGGGTACTCACCGATCCAGCGGACACCGGCGCCGTGACCATCGCCATGCCGCAGGACGTCCAGGCAGAGGCTCATGACTGGCCGGTTGAGTTCTTCCGCAAGCGCGTGTGGCACGTGCGCCGTCCCGTGCCCGAGCCGGCCGCCCTCGAGCGCGCCGTAGCCCTGATCCGCGCCGCCAAGCGGCCGCTGTTGATCGCCGGCGGTGGGGCCATCTACTCCGAGGCCTCCGAGGAGCTGCGCGCCTTCGCCACCGCCACCGGCATCCCGGTGGCTGACACCCAGGCCGGCAAGGGCGCCATCAACTTCGACCACCCCTGCGCCGTCGGCGGGGTCGGCTCCACCGGTGGTGACTCCGGCAACCACCTGGCAGATCAGGCCGATCTGATCATCGGCGTCGGTACCCGCTACTCCGACTTCACCACTGCTTCCAAGACCCAGTTCAAGAACCCCGACGTCAAGTTCGTCAACGTCAACGTCGCCGCCTTCGACGCCGCCAAGCAGAGTGCCGAGATGGTGGTCGCCGACGCCCGGGAGGCCCTTGTGGCCCTGACGCGGGCTCTGGCCGACTACCACGTCGATGCCGCCTACACCGAGGAGATCTCCCGCGAGCGCCAGGCCTGGTTCGCCGCCATCGACAAGTGCTACCACCTGGGTCATGCCCCGCTGCCGGCACAGACCGAGGTCTTCGGCGCCCTCAACGAATTGCTGGGTGACCAGGACGTGGTCATCAACGCGGCCGGGTCCATGCCCGGTGATCTGCAGGCCCTCTGGCAGGCCCGTACCCCCATCCAGTACCACGTGGAGTACGCCTTCTCCTGCATGGGTTATGAGATCCCGGCGGCCATGGGCGTCAAACTCGCCCGACCGGACAGCGAGGTCGTCTCCATAGTCGGAGACGGCACCTACCAGATGCTGCCCATGGAACTGGCCACGGTGGCTCAAGAGGGCGTGAAGGTCATCTACGTGCTGCTGCAGAACTACGGATTCGCCTCCATCGGCTCGCTGTCGGAGTCCCACGGCTCCCAGCGATTCGGCACTAAGTACCGGCGGCGCGGCCGGGGCGGGCACCTGCAAGATGAGGACAAGATCGCCGGGGTGGACATCGCCGCGAACGCCGAGTCCTGGGGCCTGAAGGTGTACCGGGTTGCCACCATCGCGGAGTTCAAAGAGGCCTACGCGCAGGCGCACGCCGGCGATGAGGCCGCCATGATCCACATCGAGACCGACCTGTACGGGCCCAACCCGCCGTCCTCCTCCTGGTGGGACGTGCCGGTGTCCGGAGTTTCCAACCTGGAGTCCACGCGGAAGGCCTACGAGCAGTACGTCGAGGATCGAAAGCCGCAGCGCCACTACCTGTGA